The sequence below is a genomic window from Lolium perenne isolate Kyuss_39 chromosome 4, Kyuss_2.0, whole genome shotgun sequence.
TGCTTGCTTTAATCCGTATAAGGACTTGTTGAGACGACACACTTTGTCAGGAAAGTTGGGATCAACAAACCCTGACGGCTGACGAGCATATACTGTTTCCACTAGAGTGCCATTGAGAAAAGCGTTCTTGACATCGAGCTGATGTATGGGCCAGTTGCTAGACAGGGCAATAGACAACACTGTGCGGATGGTGGCTGGTTTCACAACAGGGCTGAAAGTTTCATCGAAATCAATCCCTTCATGTTGGGTGAATCCTCGCAGAACCCAACGAGCTTTGTATCGATCCAAGGAACCATCAGACTTGAGCTTGTGACGATAGATCCACTTGCCGGTGACAATGTTTGCATTGCGAGGAGGATCAACAAGCTCCCAAGTATTGTTTGAGAGCAGAGCACCGTACTCATCAGTCATAGCTGAGCACCAGTTAGGGTCCTTGAGTGCACCACGATATGTCTTCGGAATGGGAGATAAACCTTCGACGTGAAGATAAAAAATCTTCTTGGGCTGCACAACCCCTGACTTGGCGCGAGTGACCATGGTAtgagagggcggtggcggtggtgcacgCGGTCGTCGAACCGGTGCAGTTGCAGCCGGCTCGGGCGGCGAGGCTGCAGTGGAGGGTGCTGCCGCGACAGAGAGACGAAGCGCGGCAGGCTGCCGGGCAGCCGAGGGCGAAGCCAGGGCAGGTGAGGGCGCGGCAGGCtcatctgccgcggcagagaaactagGCGCGACAGGTTGCCGGACCGCAGACGCCCGATCCGTCGCAGGGGGCGCCGCAGGAGGCACAGCTGGAGCGACCGTGGCAGGCACGGTATACGGTGTCGGCACCATCGTTTGGTCAGGAACCTGCAAAAACTCATAGGTATGCAAGGAAGGAGTGGACGATGGAGAGGACACAGTGTTAGCGAAGGGAAAGCTCGTCTCATCGAAAACAACGTGACGAGATATGATGATCTTCTGGGTAGACCTGTCGAGGCAGCGAtagccaatatgatgggacagatATCCGAGAAACACACAAGGCACGGAGCGGGGAGCAAGTTTATGCGGTGCAACAACCGAGGTGTTGGGGTAACACAGACATCCGAAAACCCTAAGACCAGCATAGGAGGGGTCCTTACCAAGATGGGCGCGGAAGGGGGCGCGCCCCGCAATGGCTTTGGATGGAAGCCGATTGTGAAGAAGAACGGTTGTATGGAGAGCTTCGACCCAGAAACGAGGTGACATGCTAGCTTGTAgaaggagagtgcgtgtgatGTCGTTAAGAGTGAGAATAATCCTTTCTGCTTTACCGTTTTGTTGAGATGTATATGGACATGAAAAGCGGAGTGCTATTCCATGGTTTTTGGCAAACGTGTGAAGGAGAGAATTATCGAACTCACGACCATTGTCGCATTGAATAGCTTGTAGGCGTGCTTGAAACTGGGTATGAGCCAAGGCATGCAGGGACGCTAAGTGAGAGAAAACTTCAGACTTTGCTCGTAGAGGATAGACCCAATACTGAGTGAAATCATCAAGACAAACAAGGTAGTACTTAAAACCAGAAATACTCTCAACAGGAGACGTCCACAAATCACAGTGTATTATTTGAAAAGGGGCGACAGTTACACGATTGGTGGAGTAAAAAGGAAGACGAACATGGACAGGCATTGCACAAGCTAGTCTTATCTTTATTCTTTTCCCTAGGTATAACAGAAGAGCGAACTAAGGAGTCCATGACAGGCCAGCCTGGATGTCCGAGTCGACGGTGCCATAGCGCAGAATCGGCAACGAGGAAGGCAGTGGGTGGGCTGGTGGAAGAAGCTTGGACCGGGTAGAGAGCTCCGAAGCTATTGCATCTGAGAATCTCGGTCCTGGTACGCAGATCCTTCACAGAGAAACCAATAGGGTCAAATTCAACAGAGACACGATTATCAGTAGTGAATTGACGCACTGACAGAAGGTTTTTGACAATGTGAGGAGCTACTAAGACATTACGAAGGTAAAGTGGGCGAGTGGAGGAGGAAAGGGGACGTGTGTGGCTGGTAGCAGTGATCGGAAGAGAGGAACCATTACTGACAATAACCGCACGAGAGGAAGGTGAAGGGGGGGACACGGATGTGAGCATACCGGGGTCGGACGCGAAGTGGGAGGATGCGCCAGTATCCATTACCCATTCACGAGGAGGAGCTTGCAGTCCCATGGTCTGGAACTGATTGAGCAGAGCCTGCTGGTCCCAGGAGGCCATCGATGGTGCCGGAGATGGAGGTGCAGCGATGGGAGCGGTGTTGCCGTAGCCGTGGGGCAATGGTGGAGTGCCATAGCCGTAGGAGGGAACCGCACCATATGGGTTGTGCGCGTAGTAGGCATGAGAGGGCGGCGTGGGGCGGGGCACGTAGCGCTGCCGACCAAGCAAGCCGGCCTGGCCGTAGGGCCACATCTGGAAGGCGCCGTTCCAGGGAAGCTGCATTGGCGTCCAGGATGGGGCGGCTGGGGTCGGAGCCGTAGCGGGCGCGCCCTCTTTATCCTGCTTCTCCTTgtcctgtttctttttctttttctttcccttGCCGTCAGCCTTGCCAGGATTAGGGTTTGGGTTGGGCGTGGTGGAGTAGAGAGCCGTGTCACCAGAGCGGGATCGACGGTTCTTCTTCTTCATGTCCTGAAGCTCAAGGAGAGACCGGCATTTGTCGAAGTTCATCCCGGGCATGAGGGAGATGAGATCGGCGGCCGAGTCGTATTGCTCGGGGAGGCCGTTGAGGCACTGGATGACAAGCTTGGCGTCGTCGACCGGAGCGCCTAGATCAGTAAGGCCATCAGAAAGGCTCTTAACCTTGGTCAAGTAGTCCTTCATCGTCAGCTCGCCCATGTCGAGCCCGTCGAGCTCGGTGGAGAGATGAAGCTGGCGGTTGATCTTGTGATCGGTGAAGAGGCCGTTGATGCTGGTCCAAAGCTCGACGGCTATGGGATCATCGCCCGGTTTCATGACTGCGTCGAGGAGGCCAAGGGAGACGGACCCATAGAGCCACGAGACGACCGTGGCGTCGAGGAGAGTCCACTCTGGCGTCGGATCGGACGGAGCAGCCGCGTCGATGTGATCCAGCAGGGCGTACTTGCGAAGGGCGGCGCGAAAGAACGTGCGCCATTGGCGGTGAACGCCGGTGTCGAGGGCGAGCTCGACGGGAACATGGCCCTTGATGGAGGAGAGGCCGACGGCTTGGGCGTGCAAGGAGGAGATGGAGAAGAGTCCCGCGCTGGAGTTCGCGGGGTTGGCGATGGCAAGCTTGCTGGTTGCCTCGCGttcctgcttctccttgagctccCTCGCAGCGCGCTCGCTGTCGTCGCCCATGGCTGCCAAGAAGGGATCTAGGGTTTAGGAGGTGGGTGGCTCCCAGAGGTGGCGGCGGAAGAGAAGGGCGACGCGGTCCGGGTTAGGGTTTTGCGTCTGATACCATGTAAGAGTTTAGGAACCACACATTGTGGTGTCTTGTATTGATCTATATATAGGGGGAATACAAGACAGAGTCCTTGTCACATACGACACGGACACATACAGGATTACACATACAGGATTACACATACAGGATTACACATATACAACCGTATCTCTATACAAATACATATAGGGTTCATATTCTAACAAAAACTAGTGAAATCTGAAGATTCAGTCATGATTGTCTAGCAATATTATTCAATTGCGAACTATAATAAAATCTGAAGTTTCAGTCATTGCCTAAGTAATTATTGCCTAGTGAATTTGACTTTCTGTAAATCATTGTGTGTTATGTGTCCAACCTCCTGGATATATGAATTGTGTGCTATGTGTCTCGCGCGCACAGCGGAATTAACTCTTCTTTGGTTTCATGAGTGTTTGTGGAATTAGCGTCTCGTGAAGCGGATGTTCAGTTGATTGATCTCGTTTGTTACTTTACTGGTAGCTGCTTCATGCTCCAGTCATCGGGAGATTTGGGCTTTACCGTTGGAGGCTAGGGAGAGAAATTTTCTAGGATTTGGCATGTTCATGATTCTTCAGTTGTGACTTTCTGATGAAAGCTGAGGTTCAGTCATTGCCTAGTGAATTTGAGTTGCCGAGATTCTGTTCAAAACTAGTGAAACGAGGTTTAAAAACATGTAAAAACATTATGTGTTTTGTGCCCAAGCTCCTGGAAATATGAATTCATATGTACAAAACTGTGCGGATTTGGAGCCTGAACCTGCCCTAATGTAAGTACACCTTGTCTCGATGAAATGATTGCGTAAGTAATTGCCTAGTAATGAAATCTCAAGTTTCAGTCCTTGCCTAAGTAATTGCCTAGTGAATTTGACTTGCTGTAAATCATTGTGTGTTATGTGTCCAGGCTCCTGGAAATATGAATTCGTCTATATAAGAGGTTTGTTAGACAAGTGGTATAATGCATTTAATACTTGCGTTACATATGTGCTGGTTATTTTCCTACTCATTTCGTAAGGTGTACATACAGCAAGGTCTGATGCATGCTGTAGAAAAAGAAACTAGCAATGATTCATTTCTGACAATTGGTTTTGTGCAGCTGCGACCTCAAGAGCTTATCTGTTGCTGCCAAACCGAAACCTGAGATACTGAATCCAGACCTGAATCAACCTGAGATCGATCAAGCCGGAATGTATGTTTGTTTCCGATACAGTGTATATTCCGCATCTGATATTCTCTGTTGCAGTGATGTTGCTGTCTCCAACATGTACTCTGAGATGAAACAAGACAACACCATCTGCTGGACTTACTCTGGACATAAAGACTATTTCCAGATTAAAGAAGAAACTGAGGATGAAAGGTCTGAAAGGGAATTGATCTTGAAAAAGGAACGTGTGGTGAATCATCAGGTGATGACGCAAATGACGCTTGTGACAGAAGCCTGTAACTTGCAAGGACCGGTAAGGGTTATCTCTTAAATGGGTTAACCATCACATATAAATGGAAGTTTCAGctttttaaaatatgaaaactgcTGCAGGTTCTGGGGTTGTCCTTCAATGAATTACACCCACACTGGATTGGCACCGCCGCCTTGGGTGAGCAGATATGCGTTCATGATTTATACCACCCAATTCAGCTCTCCAGGAAGAAACTTGAGGTAGTATGTTGCATTCATCCCttgtatgatttttttttttttttgaacaagcctTGTATGATTTCTTGTTCAGTTCGTTAGAGTTACTTGTGCTTTTTGGTTGTCCCATTCACTGAACTTGGTGTGGTTGTCTTATTACCAAATGCTGACTTGTCGCTGTTTCGAACCGAGAATAGATACCACATCTTGCTTTGTTACATCAGTACTGTATTCTTTTGTAAGTCATCCAGACTACTGAATCACATTTTTTTTCAACATTTCTATACTAGCAGATCAAATCTTAATGTGTTGATATAGCTTTTACCTGACGAGTTGGTTGTAAGCTGGTAGTTTTTCATGTTCAGTTGGATAATTTCTGCTATCAGATGGCCCTGGCTGTTGGATTTTTACCCTGTGCTGCTATGTTTTTCAGGTCTGTGACAATGAATCAAAAGTAAACACTCAAATTACATGCTTAAAGTGGAGTAAGATACATCCTTGCATTTTGGCTACGGCGGGTGACGCAGGATTCCTAAGTAATCaccctcactctctctctctctctctctctctctctctctctctctctctctctctctcgctctctctTTCTCACACACAAGAATTATTTTTCAGAACTTTGGGATGTTAGAACTTCGAGACCCGCAACAACATTCAGGGCTGAAGATTTGAACTCTTCGGATCTTGAATTCAGTTGGAACAATCCAATGCACATTGCAGTTTCATTTCTGAACAATGAAAGAGCAGCACCAATTAAGGTAGTAAAATATCATCGTTGGCCCTTATTCATCATTTAGCAGTTGATGATGTCTCATTTGTGCTTTCCCTAGGTCTGGGACATGAGGAATACAATGAATCCTCATGATGCATATGGTTCTTCTGGAGTAGTGTCCTTGTCCTGGAATCGCTCTGGTCTACTCCTTGCGTCCCACCAAAATGGTTCACTGACCTGCTACGATGTGTATCAGAAGAAGGTAATAGTTATGCATAGTTTATGATTAGCTTTGGTCTGGTTAATTCACTGTCTTCCTAGCTATACTACTGCCATTTCTGCACATCATCATGTTCACCAAGATGTGCCTAAATTGTAAAAGATAATAACACATGACACACTATTGAGTGTGGTATCACTGAAGAGGAACTATCATCTGATTGCAAACTCTTATCACATTGCAGATGCTTGAGGAGAAGAAATTCGTCCATTCCGACCTTGGATCAATTTGGAGTCACTCAGATGATGTAGCTGCCTCATTATCGTCAAAGACTGGAGTAAAGCTGTATGAAATCGGAGGGTGAACTTGAGGTTTCTTGTGGGAAAGGCACAGAAACGTTTATACCATCTCGTCACTGACTAGTGTAGCTTCTGGGAAATACATACAAAAGTTTATACCATGCCTTTGTTCAAAGCTTGTGGGAAGATAAATACACCATGTAGGCTTTACACAAGATACGATGATACAATGCATCCGTTTGATGCTTTTTTGTACCAAGGCAATACACATTTTCTTTTGTTGCATgtcacagaaaaagaaaagaaggaaAAGAGGGTTGATATGTACATGTGCCAGTTTGATTGATTGATGAAATTGTTCTGCATTGATTCTTATTTTTGTGAGGCATTAGAGATAGAGGGAGACAAATGCCGAGCAGGCCATTACAAGGGTAAAGGTTTGCAAATCATGGGCAAAGCAGTTGCTATATCTACTGGACAAACGGAATAAAActacaggaaggtggtgaggcagATGATCCTTGACTTCAGAGATCACCAAGGAGAGCCTCCACAGGTTTCTGCAGGTTTGATTCAGTGCGACAGAGACTCAGAGAGGGCTTCTCTGGCGTCAGCTCACACGCAGGGAGTGAGGTAAAGTTATAGGCGTTCCTGGTCGCCCAGCATATCTTGCCCCCGCTTGTCCTCTCCGTCTTCAAGACCCCGGCCAAATCTAACCGCGCGGCCTATTCTCCTTCTTGCACCGATcttctataagagcatctcccgAAAAAACGCAAAACGAAAAGCGCGAGTTCAATTCACCGAAAACGCAAGTTCTGTCGAATTTCGCAGTGCCGCAGAATAGAACCCGTAAAACGAAACTGAAAACTGGAATTCGAATTGGCGCGGGTAAGTTTAAGGCGATGATCATAGTTCATACATGAAATAGATGCGTCAATTGCACATCGATACATACATACTGCGGGGAATTGACATTATACTACTACACCGGCAACCTAACCTAGCTTAAAATGAGCAAAATGCGGCCTGCTAGCTATGGCGCGCgcggcggtgccggtgctggCGGAGATCGTCGGCGGCGTGAAGTCTTCACGCCTCATCCTTATCAAGCTCGACTATTTCGAGCTTGACCTTGCGGACGCGGGCCTCCCGGCGGGCCGCCTCGTACTCCTGTACCTGGCGGACGGCGTCGGCTTCTTCACGGCGGAAGCGGGCCCTCGCCTCCGCCTCGCTGATGGCGAACGTCTGCGCCAtcaccgcctcctcctcgtcgctacCGTGGACGTAGTCCCTGGCGGAGAAGGTTGGAGAGCGCGCGGGGACGAGTTCGTCCTCCTCGACGCTCGGCGCCACGGGCAGCCACGGAGCGCGGCTGGACTGCCCGGAAGAGGAGCTCTCCGCCTGGTTGCCGTAGCGGGCGAGCTTCCCTGGGGGCTGGTCCACCGGCGAGCGCTACGCTTGCGCGCGCCCTCGGTGCGGTTCCACTACCGCCGCTCCGCCTCGTTGCGGAAGAAGGGCGGACGCGGCGGCGAATCGCCGCCGCCCAAACCCGCGGCTCGGCTGACAGCACCTCCACGGGAGGCCATCGCGTGGCGGTGGGTGGGTGATTGGTGGCTCTTCCGGCGTGGATTGCTCGTCGGAGCGTGGGTctagcggcggcggagggagaggagacggcggaggggagtagggtttgcgaaccgaactcccctccgcgatccCTTTTAATAGGGTCCGTGCGGAGAGTTGTTCGGGCCCCCGAACTTCCaattcgggccggcccattttttcGGGTGCTGATCTGCGCCagtttcggcccgaacccgtaaatccgccggaaaagttcggttccggcgggatttacgggctctgttagagttgctctaaaGGGACCACACCGATCCTGGAAACCCCTCACTAGATTCTTATCTCCTTCCCAGTAGCCCCCTTGCCAAGCGAATCGAGCTAAGGCtatcttcttcctcgtctccggCCAAGTTCACTGCCGCCGGTTTTCAGATCGCGGCGACCTCTTCGGGGCACCCCCAGTGCAATTTGTTGACAATGACAGCGAGATCCTTGAAACACCACAAGAAAATCCCgagtttcaattgcatctacactaGCCCGCAGCCACCGACCCGAGAAGCTGGCCGTCGACCTTCCGCCGAGAGGATGCTCGATGACGCTACATCATTCGCCTATGACCATGGAGTGCCTCCCGAGGCGCGTGCCGCACCCCTGAGCACGACCATATCCCCTGCATCAAGTTATGCACGAAGTCGGCCGGAAGCCCCCCCCTATTCCTCGCCGCCGGCGCGAGCACGCGCCGAAACAACCGCTTTGTGTACGTTCGCCTGTTAAGCCAGAAAGTGGACCATGTTCACTAAATATGCTTAAAAAATGAATGGTCATATATCTCAAAGGCTTCTTTTAGAAAATGAACTTTTGAAAGATACTCTCTCCCTCTTATTAATGTTGTCTAAAATTTATCAAAAATAGATAATATTCCCTCCGTTCAGATTAAATTGACGCGGGTTGTGTATAGAAAGTAGCTCACATAATTGTTATCTGTGAAATGGTGTTTGATTATTGTATATGGAGCAGCACATAATTGTGATAAAGAAGAGTTCCTTGTGGAACTAGGTAATATTTGCAGCAATCAAACTCTACCAATTTTGGTAGGGGAAGATTTCAATCTGTTGAGATTTTCCTCTGAAAAAAATAAAGTCATGACCCATAACAAGTGGTCTGATATTTTCAATTCCATCATCAACACTTGTGCTTTGAGAGAGATTCATATGTCTGGTGGTCAGTACACATGGTCTAATAATCACACTGATCCCACTTTGGAGAAATTGGACAGATTTTTTACGAGCAGTTCCTGGGAAGATTTATTTCCTTTAGTCACTGTTCACAAACTTGTGAGAGAGGTGTCAGATCATAACCCCTTGATTCTTGATACCTTGGACATCAGAGTAAAAAACAGAGAATTCAGATTTGAGAAAAGATGGATCAATGAGGAAAACTTCTTGGACAGAGTCAAGAGAAGCTGGGATCAACAGGTGTTTGCCAATAATAGCCTGGAAAGACtgcagaaaaattaaaaaatgtcAAAAAAGCCTTGAAAGGATGGGGTGCCAATCTGAGAGGTGCTGACATTAAGAAAAAAATGAGATATCTCTACAGAGTTGAAAGATACTGAAGAGAATGGAATTTTTGTCTCCACTCCAAAGAAAAAGGAAGACTATGCTACAACAAGAACTGCTAAAAATCCTGGACAATGAAGAATCCTTCTGGAGACAGAGATCTAGAGAAAATTGGCTTCTACAGGGAGATAGCAATTCTGCTTTCTTTCATAGAGCCTCCAATGGGTGCAAAAGGAAAAGAATAACTTTCTCCCTAAAGAAAGGAGATTCCGTTATACAAGGGGATGCTGCTCTGTTGGAGCATGCTACTTCCTTTTATAAGGACTTGTTTGGACCTGTGGCTGCTACAGGTATCAGGTTAAGTGATGAAATTTGGACAGAGGGGGAAAAACTCAATGCTCAGGATCGTTTTGAAATTAAAGATGTTATTGATCATATGGAGAAAAATAAAGCAGAAGGCCCTGATGGTTTTCCCATTGAATTCTATCAGCACTGCAATTTGATATCATGGATGTATTGATGATTTGTTTGAACACAGAATTAACCTTGATAGAATCAATTATGGAATTATTACTTTAATTCACAAGTCTGATGATGCTGATGTCATCCAGAAATTCAGACCAATCTGCATGTTACAAGTATTTTTAAGATTGTGACTAAAACCTTGACTGTCAGAGCAAATCCTGTGATGAGCAAGCTTCTGCTTCCCTGCCAAACTGCATTTATTAAAGGAAGATACATCACTGATGGTGTGATGTTGTTACAGGAAATTCTGAGGGAAAACAAGTTCAAGAAACACCAAGGAGTTGTGCTGAAAATTGACTTTGAAAAAGCATATGATAAAGTGAATTGGGTTTTTTTGTTTGATTGTTGTAAGCCAAAAGGTTTCAGTAGCAACTGTTTGATCTGgatcaagaaagttgttactggtGGGATCCTCAGTGTCAAAGTTAATGACAAAGTGGGCCCATATTTCACTAGTCATAAGGGAGTTAGGCAAGGTGATCTCTTTGCCCCTTTCctttttgggatttctattttcgtgcccctggttcgttagttgtactcagttttccccagtcccttagtttttcctcagttttcccctcctctagtttgaaacacgcacaagtgctggaacggccgtaggccgtcaggtcagaggccttgaccgttagtctgaccgggtggggccgcacaggggcagctcctccctgaccatctcgtgctgacgggtagggtcaggagacacgtcggagcagccatccatctatcgctgacgtgtgggccgttttatttcatgattttatacgcggtgctgccaatgacaaatggggccgctctatagggctaccgcagccaatgaccagtggggtcgtctatttttcaggaaaagacatatattgccgctctgtggggctgccgcagccaatgaccagtggggtcatctatttatttagagaaactcatatattgccgctctgtggggcctccgcagccaattaccagtggggtcgtctatttttcaggaaaagacatatattgccgctctgtggggctgccgcagccaatgaccagtggggtcgtctatttatttagagaaaatcatatattgccgctctgtggggcttccgcagccaatgaccagtggggtcgtctatttttcaggaaaagacacatattgtcgctctgtgtggctgccgcagccaatgaccagtgggatcgtctacttatttagagagaaaaaatcatatattgccgctctggggctgcgcagccaatgaccagatgggtcgtctatttttcaggaaaactcacatattgccgctctgatatatgtctttagagaatatcatagagagaagcaacaagttcgctaattaattattcttaagctagaccggagaaccgctggcagctcgttccccaccgtcggacggagcagccatcgccggcgcctcgtcgcgccgctgGCTCGTCCCTGGCGGCGTCGGACGAATCGTGgcgcgctgcacgtcaaccacggctccagcacttgtttcgtccgcacgcattgtacccaccgcaggaaagtccgccgcaagcagatccgccgcccacgacgaccgggatttgttccgcgcaccaattggtatagcttggtaagacctccgcttctgcctcccccgccccctaatcgattcggttcccgtaatttattggagtttgcaggtacgaaatagtcctcaatgtctggtcgtagcgggtacaccggcgagggtggggattcgatcatgtcgtggccacgttctacttctcctacctcgtcagaagtgcaggtatctagcttcagctctctgtactaccgttgaatttgaagttccgccatggcctgttggggtgatttcagttgttcttttttccattattgttacgattagctgtgcaagccgatgatccatggtacattgcataccaagatgaatcaacccggtGGTGTAGCcaggaggatggatttggaggagaaggtggccaatttaggtgatgaattggcccgtaaaaacctgatgatattcgagctgaagcgtattgtggaggaagaaaagaagaattcagagcttattcgcaaggagaagttgagagttgagacagatcttgccgtatttgatcaagtggtagaaaatctagaacatgaacttaaagtgatgggagaggagaaaagtagattcatctgtgcagttttattaggtgtcatccctgtcctagcagttatgtggttacggtagacgatttagtatagaattgttattcggtagatggctctaaccactgtattttgttgtggctctaagcctttgtattttggtgtacaatttcctacttgtgctaagtaatgcgcacgataattttacAATGCATGAACaatttataaaagtgaagggatccccaaagtgaaagcatgtaccagcctcggatcaaatacatatcaatatcttcccaatcaagttgggatagaattcaaatcatacatacggatgtacatggacacatcaagaacgtggagaagcttttttgagacggaggtagtagttcgaacaattttatcccatttggaaattgaaaaatacaaatttatcataatttatcccaatttgcggcgtcgaacacgatcatctgcgccatcaaacgttgaagcgatgttatcggcgatggcttcaatgttcgtggcatcgatgaccagtgtcggaaccgccgctgtcttggtgtacttcatcagcgacggatctgcggagggctggatcggcggctttgcagcgcggttgtagacgatggcttcaatcgtcttggcatcgattcgcactctcggcaccggaagtgagacatcaacagctccgacattgaaggctgggtctgcgccgtcgaagcgattttgtaggcgatggcttcaatgttcgtggcatcgatgaccactgtcggcacggccgccgtcttggtgttcttcatcattcaacagatctgagaatagaatcctcaccggttagagatagagagagacagagagagacatttcaactatttctgacggttagatcctcaccggcactcttagatccacgagcgcacgcacggttagatccgcgccgcacgccgccgcacgcacggttagatccgcgccgcgccgcgcacgccgccgcacgcacggttagatccgcgccgccgcacgccgccgcgcacgcacggttagatccgcgccgccgcgaccgccgtagtaagagaggaaatacgagagaggaggattcgactggaatatgcgactgccaggg
It includes:
- the LOC127347949 gene encoding uncharacterized protein, with translation MGDDSERAARELKEKQEREATSKLAIANPANSSAGLFSISSLHAQAVGLSSIKGHVPVELALDTGVHRQWRTFFRAALRKYALLDHIDAAAPSDPTPEWTLLDATVVSWLYGSVSLGLLDAVMKPGDDPIAVELWTSINGLFTDHKINRQLHLSTELDGLDMGELTMKDYLTKVKSLSDGLTDLGAPVDDAKLVIQCLNGLPEQYDSAADLISLMPGMNFDKCRSLLELQDMKKKNRRSRSGDTALYSTTPNPNPNPGKADGKGKKKKKKQDKEKQDKEGAPATAPTPAAPSWTPMQLPWNGAFQMWPYGQAGLLGRQRYVPRPTPPSHAYYAHNPYGAVPSYGYGTPPLPHGYGNTAPIAAPPSPAPSMASWDQQALLNQFQTMGLQAPPREWVMDTGASSHFASDPGSAYQDRDSQMQ
- the LOC127296817 gene encoding protein transport protein SEC31, whose amino-acid sequence is MYSEMKQDNTICWTYSGHKDYFQIKEETEDERSERELILKKERVVNHQVMTQMTLVTEACNLQGPVLGLSFNELHPHWIGTAALGEQICVHDLYHPIQLSRKKLEVCDNESKVNTQITCLKWSKIHPCILATAGDAGFLKLWDVRTSRPATTFRAEDLNSSDLEFSWNNPMHIAVSFLNNERAAPIKVWDMRNTMNPHDAYGSSGVVSLSWNRSGLLLASHQNGSLTCYDVYQKKMLEEKKFVHSDLGSIWSHSDDVAASLSSKTGVKLYEIGG